The DNA region GAGATACATCAAATGCCTGTTCCATGGGGGGAAGAGTGAGGTCACAAGACGGGGACTTGCCTGTGAATGCGGGGCCTGAAAGAATGGGCCACATTCCTCTAGGCTCTCTCCAGTCTCACACCCAGGGTGGCTCCCGTGCTACTCTTGGGTCTGGGTCAAAGGGCATTCAGGGCTAGCCTGCAGTTGAGAAGCAAGAGCAGGACTCCCTGGAATGACCACAGAGCTGGGCTGGGTTCAAGGGGAGGAGTTCAAGGACCTGAGgcagcacacacacatatctgCCCATAGGGGCTGAGAGTGAGTGTCCGGTACCGTATCTGTGAACAGCTGTTATATTGATCCAGCCCTCAGTCTGGGCATGGTTCTGACTCacactgttcattcattcaaccaacatcTATGgagcatctaccatgtgccaagcactgcatACATTCTGGGAAAGTGTGAACAGGGCAGGCTCTACCTCTGTCCTCTGGGCACCACCCGGCCTGGTGCCCTTGCCTAGCGCCAGTCTCCCTACCTTGCAGACGCTCATCACCACCGTGGGGCAGACAGTCTACACCGTGGCCCCTGTGCTCATCCTGCTCTTCGTCCTGATGTTCATCTTTGCCGTCTTGGGCTTCTGTCTGTTTGGAGACCCGGAGACGGGTGACCCGAATAACTGGGGGAGCCTGGCTGTGGCCTTCTTCACCCTCTTCAGCTTGGCCATGGTACCCTGTTTGGGCATtgaaggagtgggggtgggggcaaggagCTTGAGAAGGGGCTGTCCAGGTGGTGTGGGTGTGTGAACACACTGAGCCTCATGTGGGGCTTTCCCCATGACCAGGGACTCATCTGGGCTCCTGGGATGCTAGGGGCCAGTGTTCCAGGGCTCATCTGCAGGGTATTGAGGGGCTGGTATGGAGGCAGAGCCAGCCTCTAACTCAGTGGGAGGCACTCCTTAGGTTGGGGCTCCCTGGGCTAGGTGAGAAGGAGGCCTGCCCGGTGGATATGAGCTCATACCTGCCTGGTATGAGCAGGTTGATGGCTGGACAGACCTGCAAGAGCAGCTGGACAAGCGGGATTTTGCTCTGAGCCGGATATTCACCATCCTCTTCATTCTGCTTGCCTCCTTCATCTTCCTCAGCATGTTTGTGGGTGTGATAATCATCCACACTAAGGTGAGGCTGTGCATATCAGGACCAGGGGCCAGTTAGGTATGGCAGGCAGGACCATGGGCCCAGTCCCAGGGACAACCTGAGCTGTGTCTCCCTCCTGAGATGGAGGGGAGGTGGCCAGATGAGCCCTTCCCTTACCCTAGCCCAACTCTTCTCTCTGAGCCAATGCATTTCCCCtgtggtggtgggtggtgggacAGCGGGTCTTGGGAAGCCACTGCAGTTGCAGTTGGTAGCCTCAGCTGGGGGCTGGCCCTGCATTGGGGAGGGTCCTCTTGTTGAGGGGCCTGGGCTGCAGTGCAAGGCTAAGGAAGGAGGACTGGAGACAAGTATGCAGCAGGAGCCTGCTCTGACCTCCACCCTCTGAATTTCTAGGACTCTATcaaaaagtttgagcaggaactGAAGTTGGAAGAGAAGCAGGTGATTCTGAAGCGGCAGCAGGAGGAGGTCAGCCGGCTGATGCAGACACAGGTGGGTGAGCGCTGCAGGTAGATGGACAGACAGGTAGATGGGCATGGCCAGAAAGAGGGGCCCTGGGGCCCTTGTAGAGGCAGGGGCCTCAGGCAGGTAGTCTGAATCAGGCTTTAAGCTCTGtctatttgtatttctctggACCCCTTGGAGTGTTGAGTGCTGTGATTAGAATGTCTCCCTCCTGCATGGGCAAAACTCCACTGATGGGGCCAGTTGTCTGTGCTGGAACACTCTTGGGACTGAGGGCTCATGAGGCTCTAGCCAGGCCTGGTGCCAGTCCTTGAAATGGATGAGGACACTGAGATTAAGTCACtcaatctcagttttctcaagtAGTTTCTAAAACCAAACCAAGAATAAGCACAAAAGGCTAGGAATTTTCTGTCGAGCATGATCCAACTGTGATGCACTGGAgtgattcttctttttccagCTGAAATGCTCTGAGCTCCCCATGCTGAGCCCTGGGTTCCCTGCTGGGTCCTGAGCATGCTGCCCCTATCTCCCTCACTTGAGGTGGTCCATCTCTTCCTAGCCTCTTTTCTGAGTCTGCCTTCCTGAAAGTCTTGCCTGTCTTGACTGCACCCAAGGTTTGTCCAGGGCAAGGTGAGGTCATGCTGAGCCAAGCTCTCACCTCTTCCTTTTAGGGCCCCCTGCCCTCACACACAGTGATGGCTGGCTCATGAGTCTGCCTCAGCCAGGGAGGAGTCCAGGCTTAGGAGGAGCTGGGCTCAGGGCTCAATCTATGACCAGTTTCAGCAGTTGTCCTGGGGGTGGGTCAGGGCTCTCCCTGGGGCCCACCGTGGAGGCCTAGGTTTCTGTGCATTGGTCTCATTATGCTTCCCTCCCCAGAAAAATTTTGACCACAAAAGTTTCAGTGAGCTGGTGGAAAACTTCAAGAAGACTCTGAGGCACACTGATCCCATGGTCTTAGATGATTTTGGCACTAGTCTACCCTTCATTGATGTCTACTTCTCCACTCTGGACAATGAGGATACTACTATCAATAGGTCAGTCCCAGCCcaggcctctcctggtctctgggGCTTCTTGATGTCAGCGGCCCTGGTGAgggtgcagggtggggtggggcagaccCAGGCCCTTCTTGGGAATGCAGGATTTCATGAACACAATGGGGCTAGGGCCTGGACTGCTGCCTCAGCTGGCTGGGAATCTGATCCCCATTCCCCAGTCTCCCAATCCATATTTAAATGCCTTGTCCTGTAACATTCCAGGACCCTCCTTACTAATCCGTCCCAGGAAAGAGCACTGATAGAAACCGAGGAGCCTAGTCTCCTGGCCCAGTTCTGCCACTACAATcctgggtgaccctgggcaagtctctGCCTCTTTCCCACCTGTCACATGGGGTGATTCAATGAAAAAACTCTATGTGAAGCTCTCAGCTTGTCCCAGCCCAGGGCTTGTGCTCAGTGTAAGTTAGTTGTGATTCCAACTGGCCAGAGTGGCACAGGAGGGGTGTAAAACCCACAGCAGGTGGTGGACACTAGGGAGccacagtgacctcttgaatGAGGAAGGACATGATAAGCCTGGCTTCTCAACAAAAGCCCCTGGAGGGCTTCATAGACAGGAGAACTAAAAAGGAGGAGTCAAAGAACTCCTGCGTGTAGCCTGAGAATGGGCTATGCACTGCCTGGGCATCTCCCCACAGTTACTTCACCCAGAACCCAGGGGTGTGTAATCTCCAACCTTACTCATGAAATGAAATAACTTATCCAGGGACCACTGGCAGAGGTGGTAGACCATGGACTTGAACCCAGTGCTCCTCCTTGACCCCACACTCGCTGGGGGTGATAAAGCCACAGGTGCCAAGTGTAGGATGGGTTGGaacagggctgggggctggaccACAAGCCCCACCCCTGAGCCCAGGCCCCTACCCTCTGCTCCACTTTCCAGACTTCAAGAGCTGTACTATGAGATTGCGCATGTGCTGAGCCTGATGCTTGAAGACTTGCCCCAGGAGGAGCAGTCCCAGTCCTCGGAGATGCAGTCTCAGGCTTCGGAAAATCTCGATTAGAAGTAGCTGGGTGTGGGGACATCCATATGTGGTGGGCCTCGCAGGCTGCAAAAGGCCCCCATTAAACTCAGACTTTCTAAGTTGTCTTCTCCATACTTGCTATAATCATGGCGTCTCCCCACATTTGGGGATTGCGCCCTGGGACCCTCCTACCCCCCCACCTAGATACCCAGCCAGACCCAAGGAGTGGGGAGAAAGGGGAAGCTCTAGACTCACCCTGGCCAGAGGCCACACTGGCCTTGGACTCCCTTGACCCCAGCAGTAATGACCAGTTGGGCTCCTGGGGAAGCTGCCTGAGGACCCAAGACCACCAGGACAGGATATCCCCAAGAAGGACCTCCAGCAGCTCCATAAAAGTGCATGGCCCCTTTGAACTAGTGTGGCCCTACTGATCTCAGGGTCTCTGCACGGGTTGATATGTTTGAGTGTTCCCGTGCCTGGCAGATTTGCATCTCTCTGTGCACCCACTGACATGGATACTCCTCTTAGAAGTCTACTCAGAATGGTTGTGCTACCCCAAGAAGTGCAGTGACTGACGGATTCTGTAGCATGGCACAGAGCACAGGGTGGGCCTGCCAGCCCAGCCACTGGCCTGAGGGATTGGTCTCCTGGCCACCCCGAGGCTCCTCACACAGGGCCCAAGGGAGCCACAGCCTCAAGGGCTTGGGGCTGCTCCCCCACTTATGGTTAGTTAGGACTCTTCACCTCAAAGGTGGCACTTTCTGCATCATTATTGGCTAAATAGTTTGTCAGAGCTGCCAAGGTCCTGGTCCAGTCACGATGGAGCTGCCCGAAGACCCAGGTAGGGCAGGCAGCTGGCAATTTTGCTGCAGTCTGGCCAGCTGAGGCCCAGCAGTGCCCCTCTGCTCCTGTTGTTGGGGAGCTTGCCTGAGGCCTGTCACTCCAGTATTGCCCCCTCAGACAGTGGCAAAGGCAGGTTCTGGGCAGGGCTATGGTGAGGAAGTGGCACCGACAGCTGAAGGCAGAAAGGCCCCTGCCCCAcactggggtggggtgaggggctgggCAGAAGAGTGGCTGGACAGAAGGGTCCCATGGATGGACATTGTGGGCTCCAGGCCTGGGTGACAGCATCCCTGAGGCCACAGGAAAAGGGCAAGTGGAAGCTGTACTCCTGGCTGGAGGCAGGCCTGAGGCCATTCTGCCCCTGTTGCTGTCCTGCACCAAACCTTGGGCACAGGAAAGGGTGATGATGCGGCCCTTCCCCTGGCTGGGCCAGGGCCCAAACATACCTCAAGGTCAGATGGGGGTGCCAGGGCTCACCTGGGATACCCACTTGGCTAGAAGTCCTCATAGGGGCTGGAAGAGCTGGTGGAGATTGGAGCTGGGCCAGGTCTAGGGCACGTGGCTGAGCAACTCACAGCAACAGCTTCTATGACAGAAGCCCTTGTTGGgcagggggtaggggtggggctaTAGGGGCAGGGGCTCTGGAAGAGGGCTCCTATCCTGGGGGCTGTGCCAGAGAATTCCAGAAATCAGCGATGGCTCTCAGTGAAGCTGTCCCAGACAAGACCAGATCATGTGCATGTGGGTTATAACAAGTTATAATGAAGTTGACACCCCTGAGAGCCACTTGTCCTTTCATCCATCCATGCTCCGGCCACTATTTTCTGAGCTGTGTGGGGGCCAGGGGTTCTGTGACGAGAAACCCACCCCCAGCTCTGGCCCTCTCAGAGCTCACAATTGTGTAGGGGAGAGAGTAATCCAGCCAGACCAGAGGAGAGAAaacttccctgaggaagtgacaATAATTGTTTGAATGCAGAAAGTAAGTTCCTTCTAAGCAACTCAAATCATTTCTGTTTGTAAATGTTCACACACACTCTCAGGGCCAAGTTGCCAAATCGAGAACTATGAAAACAATGCCAAGGAGGCTTGCTCACGAGCGTGAGACCCATCGCCCCGCTATGGGAGAGCCCTCAGAGAAGAAGCTTAGCTGCTTCTGGGGTGGAGAGAACTCTGTGCCAATGCCTCGGGAGGGCCTGAAATGGGTAGGGTGTCTGTATCCCTCGTGGCAGGGGAGAGGCTCAGGGCCTCAGGTGTCCAGTGCCCATCTGCGAAGGAGACGACTCCAGGCTGGCAGCCTCCATGCTCAAGTAAACAGGGCTTTCCAGGTGACTGCAGCCCAGTTAGCAGGGCCTGCAGGCCTCAGGCAATAGCTCCAATTCACCTCTCAGAGCTGGGGCATGGTAGACAGTGTGGCCTGTACTACTGGGTGTGCCAGGGTCACTCAGGGGATAGTAAGACACATCCACCTGCTATCACCAGGAATCCTGGGACTTATCTTTGGCATCTGGGAATGAGCAAAAGATTTAAGGAGGGCAAAGTAGAAGTGCTTCTGTTTTGGAGTTGGGAGACCTAGGTTCCTTAACTGGGAAGCCTTGGGCAAGGTAGCTAGTCTTTCTAAGCCTCAGCTGTTTCCTCTGAGAAATGGGCCGGTAAGAGCCACCAGCTACCAGGATCAAATGAAATACACGTGAGAGGTTGAGCAAGGCTCTGGTCAGCTTATGGCTcatgcttcccagctgtcagccCTTTACCTCTGGGTCAGCTGGCTGCAGTGTGGTGTGCCGGCCAGGGGCTGAGAGGGAGTGCTTTCATCTGGACTGTCCCAAATCGAGGAAAGTATGGAGCTGAGAGCAGGAAGCAGAGGTCAGGAACCTGTAGAAGAGGCTGTGAGCTGGGTCCCCACCTGGAGCTGGTATAGATGGGCAGACCACATGTCAGACCTGGAAGGCCTGGGGCCTGGGCCCTACAGGGCCACCCCAGGAACCAGCCACTGAGGTGCAGTGTGGGAGGGCAAACTGTCTTTAAGGGCCCAAGCACAGGCTGTCACAGAGCAGAGAACTGGGAGGGGTGACATGCAGAGGGCCGGCCCAACACTGCTGGCAGAAAAAGCCAAAGGATATTTGGTGTAAAGTCCCAAAGCAGCATTTCTATTTGGCTCCATTTGCCTGCAGAGCAAACACTGGCAGATTGGAATTCCCACTTGGGCTCTCACCAACTCACACAGGCTTGGCCAGGATGTTCGATGGATTTGCCTTGGGCAGAAATGGCTCTGCTTGCCCAGGCCTGGCTGTGCAAAGCAGGatgcttctccccacccctcagcccTGGGGTCCAGCAGGGCTGTCCTCAGATGGCTCGTTGACCATCCTGCCAGTTTGGTGGCGTGAGGGATGCTGTAGGATACAGGAGCCCCAGGCCTGAGTCTTCCCCTGGTCCCAGCAggccctcccccagctcctgtgGGAGGGATCTGGAGTCCAAACTACTGGGGGTGTTTGAAAGTTGCCTGGAAAGAATGAAAACACGAACTAACAAGCtaacttccctccttccctctctccctccctccctccttccctctctccctccctccctccttccctccttccttccttcctccctccctcccttcctcccttcctttcttccttccttcactgCATGTTGATTCCTCAGCAGGAAGCAGTCCTCATATTTTGGGGATCCAGAGAGCAACTGTTAATATAAATATCCTGTCTATTCCAACAGCCCTGGAAATCCAAGAGGCTAGAAACTGCACACCTTGATGTTTTCTTCAAGTGTGGGTGAGACAGGACACCTCCTAAAACAATCTGCCCTTTACTAGATCAGGCTTTGCTCCTGTTAGTGTCTCTACCTGTTTCAGCCCCAAAGTGCCTGGGCCTGCTCCATCGTCCCACAGGCTTTTAAAAGGTGTCTCTGAATTCCCAACTAGGCTACTCAAAAAGGAGAGGTGATTGTTGCTGATTCTGGTCACAGGGGTGTAACTGGGGGAAAGGAGCTAAATGTAATGGGGCAAGATTTATTAACAAATGAGTGTCCCCACTCTTCCACACACTCTGCCCAAAAGAATTCTGTCTCTGCTCCGTCAGCCACCTGCCTCACCTTCTGCAAGTTCTGCCTTTGGTTGATTTTATTTTCGGCTTTTTGTGGTGCAGCATTAGGGGAAGGGTAGACAGTCAGGATGGGAGAGctggaaagaaaggggaagactCTTGCTTTCTGGGTCAATTTCTGGGTTCTCCTCTATGGTGGAAAATCAAGGTAATGGGCAAAACAGAGaggaaactaaaaaccaaagatgCTTGGTTAATCTGTACAATAAAGATCTGGGgccagggaaggaagaaggaagtaaGTAAATGCCAAGCACTGGGGGCTAGAGACTTTTGGGGAGAGGCTGGAGTGTGAGACCTGGAAAGGGGAAATGTGGACTCTGAAAGTCCATGTGGGTTAAGAATTAGATTCTTTTTGATGTTCTTTGAGAGAGGCAAGCAATgctggaattattttaaaatgactttattGCTGTattatgcctcttttttttttttaatggaacccCATAAATAGATTAGACCACATGGAGTCTGGATTATATTTGGGTTACAGAAAAGATCACCGTGTTTAATAGAGACCTCTCAGGTTAGAAATTGGGGACTATTAAGGGGCCTTTACCAACTGTGCACCAAGTGCCCAGCTAGGGTCAGAGGCTCCAGGTGAAGTACCCCAGGGGGTGGTGGCACCAAGCGTGACTTCACTTTTTGCAAAATGAAGCTGAAGTCTCAAGAGGGAAGTGTGGAAGAGGcaagtggtggtggggggagagcCTGTTCTAAAACCCCCAGATGAAAGACACTGGGGACTGCCCCCAACCTGGGGGAACCGGTGAAGGAGCAAGTCTCCCAGCAGAGGCACCCACTGCGCCTTCCCTGGCCCACAGTTCAGCATCCTGGGAGGGCAACTGTCCCCtgattccctctctccctccccactggGACCTTTCTGCCTGGGACTGGAGCCTATGATAAAAAGACCTCCTCGAAAGTTTACTGTGGGACCGGGAAGGAGGGATCCAAGCAGAGATCAGGCCTGGACTCCAAAGGAGCAGCCCAAGTTCTCTCTATTGACTGGGGAAATTCCACCTTCTGTTTTGTCAGCATTTCTGGTTACAAGATACTTTCACATGCATGATTTGAGTCTCATAACAACACTCAGGTATTTtcattattcccatttaacagaCGGTAAAACTGAGGTCTGAGGAAGTGAGGTAATGTACCCAAGATTGCACAACTAAGAGGGGAAGAACCAGGATTCATAATCACATTTAGCTCTTTAACAACTTTGCTAATTTTGCTGTGCTACAGTCATCCAGGGAGTTATTCCCATTTCATAGGTGGGCAAATTGGCACTCAGAGAGACTAGTGCTTGGCCAAGATCGTCATTGAAGGGCAGAGTCAGTATTTGAAGGCAGGCCACACACTTTCCCCTGTACTCTACTGCCTCATAGCAACCTTGTGCTTATCAAAGCTGttccttacattttaaaaatcaagccaCAGTTCCCTTCTGAGCAGGGCCTGAGCAAGGCCTCCTGGGATATGGAGGGCGCCCCCTCGGGTGGACCCGGTTTGCCACCTCCTTGGCCCCTTCTCACTGCCCGGTGAAGCTTCTGAGTCAGTGGCTCCTGGCTTGGCCCTGGGAGCCCCACAGCCACAGAGATGGAAATGATAGCCGGAAGCAATCAGTGTGTGCAGATGGGGTGGTGGCTGCGGCCCCTAATCAGGAAATTACAGCCTGGGCAGAAAGAAGGGTTTGGCTTAGATGTTGCTCTTCCCTGGGTTTCACTACTGCAGGCCCACACAGAGGCTTGGCTGGCAGTGGAATGCACTGAGTGGGAGTGAGCAAGGCTTAGCAAACGGACGCGCCAGCCTTGTCCCATGGCCGAGAGATCAGTCCTTTCTGGCTCTCTGTACTAGCTAACTCACTCAGCAAGGGTGGGAGCTGGGCACCCAGAGAGGGCCACCTGAGAGGCTCTTGGCCCGAGTAGGTGGCTTTTTACCTGACCCTTGAAtaagcaagcagaaaaggaatgaaagaattgTCACGTGGGAAAAGCCAGTTGCAGAACAGCACATACATGACACCATccgtattttaaaaaaagaaaaggggaaataaagaaataaaaccaccCACAAAATGGCAATgagatattttctctctttcaagtGCCAAAGAGGATAGACAAAACCCGGTATTGGCAGGAGGATGAGGAACGGGCACCCGTGTGCATTTTGAGCAGTGCAAATCAGGGCCTGCCTGGCAGGGGCACTATGGGGAGTCTGGAGGGAGGAAAGCTGGACATGCTAACCAAGAAAGGGCTTCCTCACTCGGGAATTCTCCAGAGATGGTAGTTCAGCACAATCACGAAGGATAGTTTTGTGCCTCTGAAGCAATAGCCCACCTGCAAGCCATTCAGGGCCTGAGTGTATTAATACCTAGTCACATCCAGGGTCTCCTCAAACCCTTGCGGAAAACCCTGAGAGGCAGGTAGGTCCAGGGCCCTTTTCACAGAGGGGGAGTCTCGGGCTCCGTGAAGGGCAGTCATGCCCTAGGAGAGAGCCTGGCCCAAGGACCAGAATCCAGGCCCTGGGGTGGCAGAGGGGGCTGGGGACAGGCTGGCCGCCTTCAGGCACCCACACCAGCCTCCGCTTAGTGGGTATCCATGC from Choloepus didactylus isolate mChoDid1 chromosome 13, mChoDid1.pri, whole genome shotgun sequence includes:
- the CATSPER3 gene encoding cation channel sperm-associated protein 3 isoform X2 translates to MFIFAVLGFCLFGDPETGDPNNWGSLAVAFFTLFSLAMVDGWTDLQEQLDKRDFALSRIFTILFILLASFIFLSMFVGVIIIHTKDSIKKFEQELKLEEKQVILKRQQEEVSRLMQTQKNFDHKSFSELVENFKKTLRHTDPMVLDDFGTSLPFIDVYFSTLDNEDTTINRLQELYYEIAHVLSLMLEDLPQEEQSQSSEMQSQASENLD
- the CATSPER3 gene encoding cation channel sperm-associated protein 3 isoform X1, which produces MCQALHTFWESVNRAGSTSVLWAPPGLVPLPSASLPTLQTLITTVGQTVYTVAPVLILLFVLMFIFAVLGFCLFGDPETGDPNNWGSLAVAFFTLFSLAMVDGWTDLQEQLDKRDFALSRIFTILFILLASFIFLSMFVGVIIIHTKDSIKKFEQELKLEEKQVILKRQQEEVSRLMQTQKNFDHKSFSELVENFKKTLRHTDPMVLDDFGTSLPFIDVYFSTLDNEDTTINRLQELYYEIAHVLSLMLEDLPQEEQSQSSEMQSQASENLD